The Pandoraea apista genomic interval GTAGGCGACCTCACAGCGAGGATTGTCCTGCATCGGCGTGAACTGACAGGGCCGCGCCAGATAGGCGACATTGGCCGACGGATCGGCAGCCGCCAACGCGAGGCCGGTCGCGGCCACCGGCGTGGGGTCGAGCGAGGGCTCCGTGCGTGAAATCCACGCGAGCCCATCGCCTTCGATGTAGATGCGCAGCGGTTGATCCGGGCGGGTGATGCGCGAGAACGCCGTCAGGCGAAACTCGCCTGTCACGAGCACTTCCCGTTGCAGCCCCGCCGGTTTGGCCAGCGAATCGGCGTGCGCATTGCGATCCAGACTGACGCAGCCGGAAATCAGCGACACAAGCCCCAGCACGCCCGCACAGAGCAGACCGCGCAGGTCGAGCCGCGCCTTGTGCCACACGCGTCGCTGCGCGTTGGATCGAACCTTAAGCCACGCGTCAAGCTGCGCCATCGCGCCAGTCCGTCACAAATTGCGTCAGCGCCTGCGCCATGCGCTCCACGACCGGCGCCCATTGCGCGCGCGCCGCCTGACGGAACAAACGCACGCTGGGGTACCACGGCGTGTCGTCGCGGTCGAGCATCCACCGCCAGTCGGGCACGAACGGCAGCAGCACCCACACCGGACGCCCCATCGCCCCCGCCAGATGCACCGGCGACGAATCGACCGAAATCAGCAACTCGGCGAGATGAAGAATCGCAGCCGTGTCCTCGAAATCACGAATCTCATCGCTCAGCGACACCATCGACATGCCATCGGGCGGCGAAGTCGCCTGCACGGCTGCCGGCCCCTTTTGGATTGCCAGGAACGTCGCACCGCAGGCGCCCAGCGGCGCAAGTTGCTCGAGCGGCAGGGAACGATTGCTGTCGTTGACATGCTCCGGACGCCCTGCCCACACCACCGCCACCCACGGCTTCGGCACGCCGGCCAGCCGTTCGCGCCAATGCGCCACCCGCTCGGGATCGGGGCTCAGATAGGCCACGTCGCCGGGCAGATCGGCGAGCGTGAGACCCATGGCCATCGGCAAGCTCATCAACTCGCAATGCTGATCGAATGTCACCGGCAACGTTCCGCGCGCGACGATGTCATCATCGCCCCACATGCGTTTCGCAATCGACAACGTCTCTTGATTGACCTCGAAAATCACGCGCGCCTGACTGCGCTCGCGCGCCCAGCGCGCCATGCGCATGAACTGGAACGTGTCGCCAAAGCCTTGTTCGTCGTGAATGAGTAACGTCTGACCGGGAATCGGCTGACCATCCCATCGGGGGCGTTGCACCTTGCGCTCGATGGACCGGGTATGTTCCAGGCTGTAGCGATAGCGGTACTCGCGCCAGCCGCGCTCGAAATCCCCCAGCAGGAGCAGCGCTTCTGCAAGATCGAAGCGGTTGGACAGATCGCCCGGCACCTGACGCGCGAGCATGTCGAGCAAGTCTCGCCCTTCCCGCGCCTTACCCTGCGCGCGGAGAACGACCGCGAGCAGCCGCCACAGGGACATGGGGGCCGCGCCCGTCGCTACGACTTCGCGCAGTATCGCTTCCGCACCTGCGTAATCATGGGCATGCACCCGCGCCACGACC includes:
- a CDS encoding glycosyl transferase family 8; amino-acid sequence: MPLPVTPPASADLAALHEAVVARVHAHDYAGAEAILREVVATGAAPMSLWRLLAVVLRAQGKAREGRDLLDMLARQVPGDLSNRFDLAEALLLLGDFERGWREYRYRYSLEHTRSIERKVQRPRWDGQPIPGQTLLIHDEQGFGDTFQFMRMARWARERSQARVIFEVNQETLSIAKRMWGDDDIVARGTLPVTFDQHCELMSLPMAMGLTLADLPGDVAYLSPDPERVAHWRERLAGVPKPWVAVVWAGRPEHVNDSNRSLPLEQLAPLGACGATFLAIQKGPAAVQATSPPDGMSMVSLSDEIRDFEDTAAILHLAELLISVDSSPVHLAGAMGRPVWVLLPFVPDWRWMLDRDDTPWYPSVRLFRQAARAQWAPVVERMAQALTQFVTDWRDGAA